Proteins from one Malaya genurostris strain Urasoe2022 chromosome 2, Malgen_1.1, whole genome shotgun sequence genomic window:
- the LOC131427440 gene encoding cell division cycle 7-related protein kinase, translating into MEVINEAQNNGENANTKTAEERKSAAELAELLTSVVPKKDEKLVANLRQQIPDIDNIFNIHRKTGHGTFSSVFLGSLKCQERLPAERKKLFAIKHVVPTSHPSRIERELRCMMQIGGACNVVGVDLCLRRQESVAFVMPYIPHDQFHQYYDKMSPAETQLYMKNLLIALKRVHEFQVIHRDVKPSNFLYNRKLQKFLLVDFGLAQDISNKRAIKCTENSKAQVVQQTEGKTGKRRLSIETTGETNQQHNDAVIQQQKKLKINDDNLENSTKPTDEGHMGIVPLQQPPPVFKTPLKQSNQIISPMKLSNVTKDLYSSPLVRQIKSTVLGISTNIKVAQRQQQRGTVNNQTAVAPLPLKSATGNTRNHQYNNSSTSSTSKPESVCECFGKSQVCNICLVKKEMQASRAGTPGYRPPEVLLKYPDQTTVVDIWAAGVMFMSILSRCYPFFKNSDDFHSLAEIITVFGDQRIKKTAIQLGRHVKTAQRKQPLDLRKLCMRLRFRFRRLRARQQQDQDETVTTFANSCDNCQQRLVECLCEHSEANRDFSEDEYSEKAYDLLHKLLEINPHNRVSAEEALKHPFFQETY; encoded by the exons ATGGAGGTTATCAACGAGGCTCAAAATAATGGTGAAAATGCGAACACCAAAACAGCCGAAGAACGGAAGTCTGCGGCGGAACTAGCTGAATTGCTTACTAGTGTTGTTCCGAAAAAGGATGAAA AGTTAGTGGCTAACTTGCGCCAACAAATTCCGGACATCGATAATATATTCAACATCCATCGTAAAACTGGACACGGAACTTTTAGTTCTGTGTTTCTCGGTTCACTGAAGTGCCAGGAGCGTTTGCCAGCAGAGCGCAAGAAGTTGTTTGCCATTAAGCATGTCGTTCCCACTAGTCATCCGAGTCGTATCGAGCGGGAACTACGATGCATGATGCAGATCGGTGGCGCATGCAATGTGGTAGGAGTAGATTTGTGCTTACGGCGCCAGGAATCGGTTGCGTTTGTTATGCCGTATATCCCCCATGATCAGTTCCATCAGTACTACGACAAAATGAGTCCGGCGGAAACGCAGCTCTAcatgaaaaatttgttgattgCCTTGAAACGGGTGCATGAGTTTCAAGTCATACATCGTGATGTAAAGCCAAGTAACTTTTTATACAACCGCAAGCTGCAAAAATTTCTGTTGGTAGATTTTGGTCTAGCACAAGACATCAGTAACAAACGCGCAATTAAGTGTACCGAAAATAGTAAGGCGCAGGTGGTACAACAGACAGAGGGTAAGACTGGTAAAAGAAGACTTTCAATAGAAACTACTGGGGAAACTAATCAGCAACATAATGATGCTGTGATTCAACAGCAAAAGAAGCTAAAAATTAACGATGACAACCTAGAGAATAGTACTAAACCTACCGACGAGGGACATATGGGTATCGTTCCACTGCAACAACCACCACCAGTATTCAAAACCCCACTCAAACAATCGAATCAAATTATTTCACCAATGAAGCTTTCGAATGTCACCAAGGATCTGTATAGCTCTCCGTTGGTTCGGCAGATTAAATCAACTGTGTTGGGGATTAGTACTAATATTAAGGTAGCACAGCGACAACAGCAACGGGGAACCGTAAACAATCAAACTGCCGTTGCACCATTGCCTCTGAAATCGGCAACGGGTAATACAAGAAACCACCAGTACAATAATTCTTCAACTAGTTCTACATCCAAACCAGAATCTGTGTGCGAGTGTTTTGGTAAAAGTCAGGTATGTAACATCTGCCTTGTGAAGAAAGAAATGCAAGCATCTCGTGCTGGTACACCCGGCTATCGACCACCAGAGGTGCTTCTAAAGTATCCTGATCAAACCACCGTAGTTGACATTTGGGCGGCCGGAGTCATGTTTATGAGTATCCTGTCACGGTGTTAtccgtttttcaaaaattcggaTGACTTTCACTCGCTGGCCGAGATAATAACCGTTTTCGGTGACCAGCGCATCAAAAAGACTGCCATTCAACTTGGGCGCCACGTCAAAACTGCTCAACGAAAGCAGCCGTTAGATCTGAGAAAACTTTGTATGCGTCTACGGTTCCGCTTCAGACGTCTCCGCGCACGCCAGCAGCAGGACCAGGATGAAACGGTAACCACATTCGCCAACAGCTGCGATAACTGTCAGCAACGTCTGGTTGAGTGCCTTTGCGAGCATTCAGAAGCTAATAGAGACTTCTCGGAGGATGAGTACTCGGAAAAGGCTTATGATTTACTACACAAACTGTTGGAAATAAACCCACACAACCGTGTTTCCGCTGAGGAAGCTCTGAAGCATCCCTTTTTCCAGGAAACTTACTAA
- the LOC131427443 gene encoding actin-related protein 2/3 complex subunit 3-like translates to MPAYHSLIKDYSQSVGNMAILPLRTQARGPAPTNASIDQDIIDESLYYFKANVFFRTYEIKSEVDRVLIYITLYITECLKRLQRCSNKNQGLQEMYTLAISKFDIPGEAGFPLNAVYAKPSTPTEVDLMKQYLQQLRQEVGIRVCEKVFSGEDGKPSKWWLCFAKKKFMDKSLSGPGQ, encoded by the exons ATGCCT GCGTATCATTCTTTGATTAAAGACTATTCTCAATCAGTGGGAAATATGGCAATTCTCCCGTTGAGAACTCAAGCCCGCGGCCCGGCTCCTACTAATGCCAGTATTGACCAGGACATCATCGACGAGTCGCTTTACTACTTTAAAGCCAACGTGTTTTTTCGTACATATGAAATTAAATCAGAAGTTGATCGAGTACTGATCTATATTACACTTTACATAACGGAGTGTCTCAAACGATTGCAACGTTGCTCTAACAAAAACCAAGGTTTGCAGGAAATGTACACTCTGGCGATTTCTAAATTTGACATACCGGGCGAAGCAGGTTTTCCGCTGAATGCGGTTTATGCAAAGCCATCCACACCCACGGAGGTGGATTTAATGAAGCAGTATTTACAGCAACTTCGCCAAGAAGTGGGCATCAGGGTGTGTGAAAAAGTATTTTCCGGGGAGGATGGAAAACCCAGCAAATGGTGGCTTTGCTTTGCCAAGAAAAAGTTCATGGATAAGTCGCTCTCTGGACCAGGGCAGTAA